One genomic region from Skermania piniformis encodes:
- the rpmB gene encoding 50S ribosomal protein L28 has protein sequence MAAVCDVCAKGPGFGKSVSHSHRRTNRRWNPNIQTVRAQVAPGNTRRMNVCTSCLKAGKVVRG, from the coding sequence ATGGCTGCCGTCTGTGACGTCTGCGCCAAAGGGCCCGGCTTCGGCAAGTCGGTGTCGCATTCACACCGGCGGACGAATCGTCGATGGAACCCGAATATCCAGACCGTGCGGGCCCAGGTTGCGCCCGGCAACACCCGTCGGATGAACGTGTGCACCTCCTGCCTGAAGGCCGGCAAGGTCGTTCGCGGCTGA
- a CDS encoding GNAT family N-acetyltransferase translates to MFRPTAGGAPWRVAAATVEHARGIARCHVVSWQESYRGLVPDHVLSALDVDRVTARWARAVDRAGRTRVALIDRIGNRPDEPRQPELPDQVIGFADAGPPEPPPHSIPGTEIPRTELRALYLLRAHQGHGIADALIAAAVGADACQLWVFERNLRAQAFYHRHGFTVDGVRRKDDFGSAYLVRMVRDPPGTGATR, encoded by the coding sequence ATGTTCCGACCGACCGCCGGCGGGGCTCCGTGGCGGGTGGCGGCGGCGACCGTCGAGCATGCCCGCGGCATCGCCCGATGCCATGTCGTGAGCTGGCAGGAGTCCTACCGTGGGCTGGTACCCGACCACGTGCTGAGTGCGCTCGACGTCGACCGGGTGACCGCCCGGTGGGCCCGTGCCGTCGACCGAGCAGGTCGCACGCGGGTAGCGCTGATCGACCGTATCGGTAACCGTCCGGACGAGCCACGACAGCCTGAGCTGCCCGACCAGGTGATCGGTTTCGCCGACGCCGGGCCACCGGAGCCACCACCCCATTCGATCCCCGGCACCGAGATCCCCCGGACCGAGTTACGCGCGCTCTACCTGCTCCGCGCACATCAGGGTCACGGCATCGCCGACGCACTGATCGCCGCCGCGGTCGGCGCCGACGCCTGCCAACTCTGGGTGTTCGAACGCAACCTGCGAGCCCAGGCGTTCTACCACCGGCACGGATTCACCGTCGACGGTGTCCGGCGCAAGGACGACTTCGGCTCGGCCTACCTCGTCCGGATGGTCCGGGATCCACCCGGGACGGGCGCCACTCGATAA
- a CDS encoding enoyl-CoA hydratase/isomerase family protein, with the protein MASVDTTEPFVRTDTDVLVVTIATAADGTALAGDALVPAATAVRELDPGIGAILLRGTGANFCAGGNVRDFAAAADRSGYLDDLAGRLHRLVLALRAAPVPVVAGVQGWAAGAGMSLVCGADIAIGGPSTRLRPAYPGIGLTPDGGMSWLLPRIVGASRARNILLTDATIPATDAVRLGLLSRLVDDTEIAGTAAELAHTLAAGPRAAMAAIRTLLDRSATNSLAEQLDLERESIAAAAAGPTGREGVDAFVAKRRPQWPR; encoded by the coding sequence GTGGCGTCCGTGGATACGACCGAACCGTTTGTCCGGACCGACACCGATGTGCTGGTCGTGACCATCGCCACCGCGGCCGATGGCACGGCACTCGCCGGCGATGCGCTCGTGCCGGCAGCTACCGCGGTCCGCGAACTGGATCCCGGAATCGGCGCGATTCTGCTGCGCGGCACCGGAGCCAACTTCTGCGCGGGCGGTAACGTGCGCGACTTCGCAGCGGCGGCGGATCGATCCGGCTATCTCGACGACCTGGCCGGCCGGTTGCATCGACTCGTCCTGGCCCTACGGGCCGCCCCGGTCCCGGTGGTTGCCGGCGTCCAGGGTTGGGCGGCCGGCGCCGGAATGAGCCTGGTCTGTGGCGCGGACATCGCGATCGGCGGACCGAGCACCCGACTTCGACCGGCCTACCCGGGGATCGGGCTCACCCCGGACGGTGGGATGAGCTGGCTGCTACCGCGGATCGTCGGCGCGAGCCGGGCGCGGAACATCCTGCTCACCGACGCCACCATCCCGGCCACCGATGCGGTCCGGCTCGGCCTGCTCAGCCGGCTGGTCGACGACACCGAAATCGCCGGCACTGCCGCCGAACTGGCCCATACGTTGGCCGCCGGACCACGAGCGGCGATGGCCGCGATCCGTACTCTGCTCGACCGGTCGGCGACGAACTCGCTTGCCGAGCAGCTCGATCTGGAACGCGAGTCGATCGCGGCGGCAGCCGCGGGGCCGACCGGGCGCGAGGGTGTGGACGCGTTCGTGGCCAAACGACGCCCGCAGTGGCCCCGCTGA
- a CDS encoding carboxyl transferase domain-containing protein, whose translation MQATVVAVPVAVGDRVRQGTVLVVLDSMKMEHVISAATEAEVTWIGIGAGQVVDAGEKLIELDERPVEVEYRPEPAPLDLNGIPGPLQALRDRLAVVLDEHRPRAVQSRHELGHRTARENIDHLCDPDSFIEYGALVVAAQRQRRSMSDLISHTPADGLVAGIGQVNGERFGPDRSRCVVLAYDYTVLAGTQGVLNHRKADRMFAVAGQERLPVVLFAEGGGGRPGDTDTTQVSGLDVETFYTYGRLSGVVPRVGIAAGRCFAGNAALLGTSDVVIATQDASIGMAGPAMIEGGGLGSYTPEEIGPADVQAEVGVIDVLVASEAHAVQIAQQYLGYFQGPIADFSCSDQRVLRHLVPENRRRRYAVRDIIAELADLDSVLELRAEFGVAVVTALMRIEGKPMGVIASNPEHLGGAIDADAADKLARFLQLCDAFGLPIVSLCDTPGFMVGPDSEESGAVRRMSRLFVVGSHLTVPLCAIVLRKGYGLGALAMAGGSFRAPVATVAWPTGEIGGMGLEGAVRLAFRGELEAIEDPDERARYFDKLVALAYEQGQVTNAASVFELDAVIDPADTRGWIIRTLASAAPGTRTGRYIDTW comes from the coding sequence ATGCAGGCAACCGTCGTGGCAGTGCCGGTGGCGGTCGGCGACCGGGTCCGTCAGGGCACCGTCCTGGTCGTGCTGGATTCGATGAAGATGGAGCACGTCATCTCCGCGGCTACCGAAGCCGAGGTGACCTGGATCGGTATCGGCGCCGGGCAGGTGGTCGACGCGGGGGAAAAGCTGATCGAACTCGACGAGCGGCCGGTGGAGGTGGAGTACCGGCCGGAGCCGGCGCCGCTGGATCTGAACGGCATACCCGGCCCGCTCCAGGCGCTGCGGGACCGGCTCGCCGTTGTGCTGGACGAACACCGCCCGCGGGCGGTGCAGAGCCGCCACGAGCTGGGTCATCGGACCGCCCGGGAGAATATCGACCACCTCTGCGACCCGGACAGTTTCATCGAGTACGGCGCATTGGTCGTCGCCGCGCAACGGCAACGACGTTCGATGAGCGATCTGATATCGCACACGCCTGCGGACGGTCTGGTTGCCGGGATCGGGCAGGTGAACGGCGAGCGGTTCGGGCCCGACCGGAGTCGATGCGTCGTGCTGGCCTACGACTACACGGTCTTGGCCGGCACCCAGGGTGTGCTCAATCACCGTAAAGCGGATCGGATGTTCGCGGTGGCGGGCCAGGAACGGCTCCCCGTGGTGTTGTTCGCCGAGGGGGGCGGCGGCCGGCCGGGGGACACCGATACCACCCAGGTATCCGGACTGGACGTCGAAACCTTCTACACCTATGGACGACTCAGCGGTGTGGTGCCCCGGGTGGGGATAGCGGCCGGCCGCTGTTTCGCGGGCAACGCGGCCCTGCTCGGCACCTCGGACGTGGTGATCGCCACCCAGGATGCCTCGATCGGGATGGCTGGTCCGGCGATGATCGAAGGCGGCGGCCTGGGCAGTTACACCCCCGAGGAGATCGGCCCGGCCGACGTCCAGGCCGAGGTCGGCGTGATCGACGTGCTGGTTGCGAGCGAAGCGCACGCGGTGCAGATCGCGCAGCAGTATCTCGGCTATTTCCAGGGCCCGATTGCCGACTTCAGCTGCTCGGACCAGCGGGTGTTGCGCCACCTCGTCCCGGAGAACCGGCGGCGACGGTATGCGGTGCGCGACATCATCGCCGAACTCGCCGACCTGGATTCGGTGCTCGAGTTGCGCGCCGAGTTCGGGGTCGCGGTCGTCACCGCGTTGATGCGGATCGAGGGCAAGCCGATGGGGGTCATCGCGAGCAACCCCGAGCATCTCGGCGGTGCGATCGATGCCGACGCCGCGGACAAGCTCGCCCGGTTCCTGCAGCTCTGCGACGCTTTCGGCCTACCGATTGTATCGCTCTGCGATACACCGGGATTCATGGTCGGCCCGGACTCCGAAGAGTCCGGCGCGGTGCGCCGGATGTCCCGGCTGTTCGTCGTCGGCTCGCACCTGACGGTGCCGCTGTGCGCGATCGTATTACGCAAGGGCTATGGACTGGGTGCGCTGGCGATGGCCGGCGGCAGCTTTCGCGCGCCGGTCGCCACGGTCGCCTGGCCGACCGGCGAGATCGGCGGCATGGGGCTGGAAGGAGCCGTGCGACTGGCCTTTCGGGGTGAGCTGGAGGCCATCGAAGACCCGGACGAGCGCGCCCGGTACTTCGACAAGCTGGTTGCGTTGGCCTATGAGCAGGGGCAGGTGACCAACGCGGCATCGGTATTCGAGCTGGACGCGGTGATCGACCCGGCCGACACTCGGGGATGGATCATTCGCACGCTGGCCAGCGCGGCGCCGGGGACGCGCACGGGCCGCTACATCGATACCTGGTGA
- a CDS encoding uracil-DNA glycosylase produces MSAKPLPEVVERGWADALAPVAEQITALGAFLRAENSAGRGYLPAGANVLRAFAQPFGRVRVLIVGQDPYPTPGHAVGLSFSVAPQVRPVPRSLANIFAEYSRDLDLPTPSSGDLTPWAEQGVLLLNRVLTVTPGRSASHRGKGWETVTEQAIRALADRSEPLVAILWGRDAANLAPLLGDVPIIESAHPSPLSASRGFFGSRPFSRANAALVELGGDPIDWRLP; encoded by the coding sequence ATGTCTGCGAAGCCGCTGCCGGAGGTCGTCGAGCGAGGGTGGGCGGACGCACTGGCGCCGGTGGCCGAGCAGATCACCGCCCTGGGCGCGTTCCTCCGCGCCGAGAACAGCGCCGGCCGAGGATATCTGCCGGCCGGCGCGAATGTGTTGCGGGCGTTCGCTCAGCCGTTCGGCCGGGTCCGAGTGCTGATCGTCGGCCAGGACCCCTACCCGACGCCCGGGCACGCGGTCGGTCTCAGCTTTTCGGTTGCGCCGCAGGTTCGTCCGGTACCGCGCAGCTTGGCGAACATCTTCGCCGAATACTCCCGCGACCTGGATTTGCCGACGCCGAGTTCCGGTGACCTGACCCCGTGGGCCGAGCAGGGTGTGCTGTTGCTGAACCGGGTGCTCACCGTGACCCCCGGCCGATCCGCGTCGCATCGTGGGAAAGGTTGGGAGACGGTCACCGAGCAGGCGATCCGAGCCCTGGCCGACCGATCCGAGCCGCTGGTCGCCATCCTGTGGGGCCGGGACGCGGCGAACCTGGCGCCGTTGCTCGGCGACGTACCGATCATCGAATCGGCGCATCCGTCGCCGTTGTCCGCGTCGCGGGGGTTCTTCGGGTCGCGGCCGTTCTCCCGCGCGAATGCGGCGCTGGTCGAGCTGGGCGGTGACCCGATCGATTGGCGGCTACCGTGA
- a CDS encoding thiamine-phosphate kinase, translated as MAPRTVAELGEAGVIALINSDRSQPATTLLGPGDDAAVLAAPDGRVVVTTDMLVQGRHFRLDWSDPADVGAKAIAQNAADVVAMGARPTGFVVALGCPGDTPLATVEALAAGMWAEAARAGGGIVGGDLVQSPMMVLSVAAFGDLDGRDPVRLTGARPGDILGYAGRFGWSAAGLALLEAERTEPAEPIAVHRRPAPPYRAGVAAGRAGATAMTDVSDGLIADLAQLAAASGVRIDLAAARVVDPALTGIAAELGADPRVWTLTGGEDHALVATFDPRSDIPAGWRTAGTVGPGSGVWVDGVRWSGAGGWESFTR; from the coding sequence GTGGCGCCGCGGACAGTCGCCGAACTGGGCGAGGCCGGCGTGATCGCACTGATCAACAGCGACCGGAGCCAACCGGCCACGACGCTGCTCGGCCCGGGCGACGATGCTGCCGTCCTGGCTGCGCCGGACGGTCGGGTGGTGGTGACGACCGACATGCTGGTCCAAGGTCGGCACTTCCGGCTGGACTGGTCCGATCCGGCGGATGTCGGGGCGAAGGCGATCGCGCAGAACGCTGCGGATGTCGTTGCGATGGGAGCCAGGCCGACCGGGTTCGTCGTCGCGCTCGGTTGTCCGGGGGACACCCCGCTCGCCACGGTCGAGGCGCTGGCCGCCGGGATGTGGGCCGAGGCCGCCCGCGCCGGTGGCGGAATCGTCGGCGGAGATCTGGTGCAGAGCCCGATGATGGTGCTCTCGGTGGCGGCATTCGGCGACCTGGATGGCCGGGACCCGGTGCGGCTGACCGGTGCGCGGCCGGGCGACATCCTCGGCTACGCCGGTCGATTCGGTTGGTCGGCTGCGGGACTGGCGCTACTCGAGGCCGAACGCACCGAACCGGCCGAACCGATCGCGGTGCATCGCCGCCCGGCACCGCCGTACCGGGCGGGCGTTGCCGCCGGGCGCGCCGGGGCGACGGCGATGACCGACGTGTCGGACGGGCTGATCGCCGACCTCGCCCAGCTCGCGGCAGCGTCCGGGGTACGGATCGACCTGGCCGCTGCGCGGGTCGTCGATCCGGCGCTGACCGGTATCGCCGCGGAACTGGGCGCAGATCCGCGGGTCTGGACGCTCACCGGTGGGGAAGATCACGCGCTGGTGGCGACGTTCGATCCGAGATCGGACATTCCGGCCGGTTGGCGGACGGCCGGCACCGTCGGTCCCGGATCCGGGGTATGGGTCGACGGGGTCCGCTGGTCGGGCGCGGGCGGTTGGGAATCGTTCACGCGATAG
- a CDS encoding DUF3515 domain-containing protein, whose protein sequence is MEISDPTETAAPTPGPARYRIRFALGLALPIIGLVGVIIAAARIDDHRSTDPVRLPTNQAAAPAAPSPECTSLLAAMPDELGDYPTARIAEPVPPGTHAWRRSDGTAPIVLRCGLDRPPEFTVGAALQQVDGVLWFEAANPDPTTSTWYAVDRAVYVTLSLPRDAGPTPLQVVAEAITAALPARPIDPAPVPG, encoded by the coding sequence GTGGAGATCAGCGACCCGACCGAGACAGCGGCCCCGACGCCGGGTCCGGCCCGATATCGCATCCGGTTCGCGCTCGGGCTCGCGCTGCCGATCATCGGGTTGGTCGGCGTGATCATCGCCGCGGCACGAATCGACGACCACCGCTCGACGGACCCGGTTCGGCTGCCCACGAACCAGGCGGCTGCGCCGGCCGCACCGAGCCCGGAGTGCACGTCGTTGCTCGCGGCGATGCCCGACGAGCTGGGCGACTACCCGACGGCACGCATCGCCGAGCCGGTGCCGCCGGGCACCCACGCCTGGCGACGATCCGACGGAACCGCGCCGATCGTGCTGCGCTGCGGGCTGGACCGCCCGCCCGAGTTCACCGTCGGAGCCGCGCTGCAGCAGGTCGACGGGGTGCTGTGGTTCGAGGCGGCGAACCCGGACCCGACCACGAGCACCTGGTACGCGGTCGATCGAGCCGTATACGTCACGCTCTCCCTGCCCCGCGATGCCGGTCCGACTCCACTGCAGGTCGTCGCCGAAGCCATCACTGCGGCGCTGCCGGCGCGACCGATCGACCCGGCGCCGGTGCCCGGCTGA
- a CDS encoding D-alanine--D-alanine ligase family protein: MKNRIRVAVLFGGRSNEHAVSCVSAGSVVSQLDPQRYDVVPIGVTPTGAWVRYPADPAALTFAGGALPAVDRSGTAVALGIDPGNPGALLALDPVGAGQVLDTVDVVFPVLHGAYGEDGTVQGLLELAGIPYVGPGVLASAAGMDKEFTKKLLAADGLPVGRQVVLRPGTPTLDPAARADLGLPVFVKPARGGSSIGISRVADWADLDTAIAAARRHDPKVIIEAAIDGREVECGVLEFPDGRVEASVVAEIRMPEVPAHDAFYDFDSKYLDDVVQFDVPAKLDDAVAAEIRGLAVRAFRALDCQGLARVDFFVTAAGPVINEINTMPGFTAISMYPRMWEQAGLDYSTLVTTLVETALARGVGLR, from the coding sequence GTGAAGAACCGGATCAGGGTGGCCGTGCTGTTCGGGGGCCGCAGCAACGAGCACGCCGTGTCGTGTGTTTCCGCCGGCAGCGTCGTGTCTCAGCTCGACCCGCAACGCTATGACGTCGTGCCGATCGGCGTCACACCGACCGGCGCCTGGGTGCGGTATCCGGCCGATCCGGCAGCGCTGACCTTCGCCGGTGGTGCCTTGCCGGCCGTCGATCGGTCCGGTACCGCGGTCGCCCTCGGGATCGACCCGGGCAACCCGGGCGCGCTGCTGGCGCTCGACCCGGTCGGAGCCGGGCAGGTGCTGGACACGGTGGACGTGGTATTCCCGGTGCTGCACGGCGCCTACGGTGAGGACGGCACGGTGCAGGGCCTGCTGGAATTGGCCGGTATCCCGTACGTCGGGCCGGGTGTACTGGCCAGCGCGGCCGGAATGGACAAGGAGTTCACCAAGAAGCTGCTGGCGGCAGACGGCCTACCGGTGGGCCGGCAGGTGGTGCTGCGGCCCGGCACCCCCACGCTCGACCCGGCCGCTCGCGCCGACCTGGGACTGCCGGTGTTCGTCAAGCCGGCTCGGGGCGGTTCGTCGATCGGGATCAGCCGGGTCGCGGACTGGGCCGACCTGGATACCGCGATCGCCGCGGCCCGCCGGCACGACCCGAAGGTGATCATCGAGGCCGCGATCGACGGCCGGGAAGTCGAATGCGGGGTGCTCGAGTTTCCGGACGGTCGGGTCGAGGCGAGCGTGGTCGCGGAGATCCGTATGCCGGAGGTGCCGGCCCACGACGCGTTCTACGACTTCGACAGCAAGTATCTCGACGACGTCGTGCAGTTCGACGTGCCGGCGAAGTTGGACGATGCGGTGGCCGCGGAGATCCGGGGGCTGGCGGTCCGCGCCTTCCGGGCGTTGGATTGCCAGGGCCTCGCCCGGGTCGACTTCTTCGTCACTGCGGCCGGGCCGGTGATCAACGAGATCAACACCATGCCCGGATTCACCGCGATCTCGATGTACCCCCGGATGTGGGAGCAGGCCGGCCTGGACTATTCGACGTTGGTCACCACCCTGGTGGAGACTGCGTTGGCGCGCGGCGTCGGGCTGCGCTGA
- a CDS encoding NAD(P)H-dependent glycerol-3-phosphate dehydrogenase: protein MKAAVLGAGSWGTAFAKVLADAGTDVTMWARRPEVAAAIADRRENPDYLPGVTLPPIAATHDHVAALAGADVVVLAVPSQTLRGNLATWQAALPEQATLLSLAKGIETGTLLRMSQVITQVTGADPARIAVLSGPNLAKEIVACQPSATVIACADSARAIDVQKACVTGYFRPYTNSDVIGCEIGGACKNVIALACGIASGIGMGENTIASMITRGLAEVTRLGVALGATPATLAGLAGVGDLVATCSSPLSRNRSFGRVLGEGGSMERAQEAAHGQVAEGVKSCTSVLALADSYDVEMPITEAVHRVCHQGLSVPDAIGILLGRRIKPE, encoded by the coding sequence ATGAAGGCAGCAGTGCTCGGAGCGGGATCGTGGGGTACCGCGTTCGCGAAGGTCCTTGCCGACGCCGGGACGGACGTCACCATGTGGGCACGCCGGCCGGAGGTTGCGGCGGCGATCGCCGACCGGCGGGAGAACCCGGATTATCTGCCCGGGGTGACGTTGCCGCCGATCGCAGCGACCCACGATCACGTGGCCGCGCTCGCCGGCGCCGACGTCGTCGTGCTCGCGGTTCCGTCGCAGACGCTGCGGGGCAATCTGGCGACCTGGCAGGCGGCGCTGCCGGAGCAGGCGACTCTGCTCAGCCTGGCCAAGGGGATCGAAACCGGCACCCTACTCCGGATGAGTCAGGTGATCACGCAGGTGACCGGTGCGGATCCGGCACGGATCGCGGTGTTGTCCGGCCCGAACCTGGCCAAGGAGATCGTGGCCTGTCAGCCGTCCGCGACGGTGATCGCCTGCGCTGATTCGGCGCGGGCGATCGATGTGCAGAAGGCCTGCGTGACCGGCTACTTCCGGCCGTACACCAACTCGGACGTGATCGGCTGCGAGATCGGCGGTGCGTGCAAGAACGTGATCGCGCTGGCCTGCGGCATCGCTTCCGGAATCGGGATGGGCGAGAACACGATCGCCAGCATGATCACCCGCGGTCTGGCCGAGGTGACCCGACTGGGCGTTGCGCTCGGTGCGACGCCGGCCACGCTGGCCGGACTGGCCGGGGTCGGTGACCTGGTCGCCACCTGCAGTTCGCCGCTGTCGCGCAATCGGTCGTTCGGCCGGGTGCTCGGCGAAGGTGGATCGATGGAGCGGGCGCAGGAAGCGGCCCACGGACAGGTCGCCGAAGGCGTCAAGTCCTGCACCTCGGTGCTCGCGCTGGCGGACAGCTACGACGTGGAGATGCCGATCACCGAGGCGGTACACCGAGTCTGCCACCAGGGGTTGTCGGTGCCCGACGCGATCGGAATCCTGCTCGGCCGGCGGATCAAGCCGGAGTAG
- the cofC gene encoding 2-phospho-L-lactate guanylyltransferase → MLAGLDPMRTRVHAVIAVKRLGLAKSRLGDTLAPAVRRQLVLAMLADTGAAAGAASAVVSITVVSPDRRVRDAVTEWGWWALAEPPNRAAPGVGGLNAALQFAASRTRRRHGPGAILAVQADLPALRPAELTAFLAAAPGGRRSFVADQHGVGTTALLQPDPTGSLDPRFGPRSADRHRAAGAAEPSGEWPGLRHDVDTAADLAVSHRLGTGPTTAGLLREIVDMGWQGPKFPTGSALWGCPGSAP, encoded by the coding sequence ATGCTGGCAGGATTGGACCCCATGCGGACCCGGGTGCACGCGGTGATCGCGGTGAAGCGGCTAGGCCTGGCCAAGAGTCGGCTCGGTGACACGCTCGCCCCGGCGGTTCGCCGTCAGCTGGTCCTGGCGATGCTCGCCGATACCGGCGCGGCGGCGGGCGCGGCGTCCGCGGTGGTCTCGATCACGGTGGTCAGTCCCGACCGGCGGGTCCGCGACGCCGTCACCGAATGGGGTTGGTGGGCACTGGCCGAACCGCCGAACAGGGCCGCACCGGGTGTCGGTGGGCTGAACGCCGCGTTGCAGTTTGCGGCGAGCCGCACCCGGCGCCGGCACGGTCCGGGCGCGATCCTCGCCGTCCAGGCCGACCTACCGGCACTGCGGCCCGCCGAACTCACCGCATTCCTGGCCGCCGCGCCCGGCGGGCGACGTTCGTTCGTCGCCGACCAGCACGGGGTGGGCACAACCGCGCTCCTGCAACCCGACCCGACCGGATCGCTGGATCCGCGGTTCGGCCCGAGGTCGGCCGACCGACATCGCGCCGCCGGAGCAGCCGAGCCGTCCGGCGAATGGCCGGGGTTACGGCACGACGTGGACACCGCCGCCGATCTGGCGGTATCGCACCGTCTGGGCACCGGCCCGACCACTGCCGGACTGTTGCGCGAGATCGTCGACATGGGATGGCAAGGACCGAAATTCCCGACCGGATCAGCACTGTGGGGGTGCCCCGGATCGGCACCGTGA
- a CDS encoding RNA degradosome polyphosphate kinase: protein MTQGETKRPSGSPRRRRKTTTDRAASAAPAAATEHPESRYLNRELSWLDFNSRVLELAEDRDLPLLERAKFLAIFASNLDEFYMVRVAGLKRRDETGLSVRSADGLSPGEQLELIALRAREIARRHAQVFLDSVLPELNAANISVISWADLDEDARRRLSTHFKEQVFPVLTPLAVDPAHPFPFVSGLSLNLAVTVQDAETGGEHFARVKVPDNVDRFVRVRRGEESPSQAAFLPMEDLIAAHLDALFPGMRVVEHRAFRITRNADFEVDEDQDEDLLQALERELARRRFGSPVRLEVSDDMSEHMLELLLRELDVDPDDVIELPGLLDLSCLWQVYGVDRPALKESPFVPVTHPAFADRETPKSVFATLREGDVLVHHPYDSFSTSVQRFIEQAAADPQVLAIKQTLYRTSGDSPIVNALIAAAEAGKQVVALVEIKARFDEQANIKWARTLEQAGVHVVYGLIGLKTHCKTCLVVRREGAAIRRYCHIGTGNYNPKTARLYEDVGLLTAAPDVGADLTDLFNSLTGYSRKADYRRLLVAPYGVRAGIIDRIDGEIRLHETGDPAARVRLKANALVDEQVINALYRASQAGVPVEIVVRGICALKPGVPGLSENITVRSILGRFLEHSRILSFGAQNEFWIGSADMMHRNLDRRVEVMVQVTESRLTTELAGIFDSALDPATRCWVLSSDGGWNASPTDGKGNDYQEEFMRQRRGGAS, encoded by the coding sequence GTGACCCAGGGTGAGACGAAACGACCGTCCGGTTCTCCCCGCCGGCGACGAAAGACCACCACCGACCGCGCTGCTTCGGCGGCGCCGGCCGCTGCCACCGAGCACCCCGAAAGCCGCTACCTCAACCGCGAACTGAGCTGGCTGGACTTCAACTCCCGGGTGCTCGAGCTGGCCGAGGATCGCGATCTTCCGCTGCTGGAACGAGCCAAGTTCCTGGCGATCTTCGCGTCCAACCTGGACGAGTTCTACATGGTCCGGGTGGCCGGGCTGAAGCGCCGCGACGAAACCGGCCTCTCCGTCCGGTCCGCGGACGGGCTGTCTCCCGGCGAGCAGCTGGAACTCATCGCGCTGCGCGCCCGCGAAATCGCCCGACGGCACGCCCAGGTCTTCCTCGACTCGGTGTTGCCGGAATTGAACGCCGCGAACATCTCGGTGATCTCCTGGGCCGACCTCGACGAGGACGCGCGCCGACGGCTGTCCACGCACTTCAAAGAACAGGTCTTTCCGGTGCTGACCCCACTGGCGGTCGACCCGGCACACCCGTTCCCGTTCGTCAGCGGGCTGAGCCTGAACCTGGCGGTGACGGTGCAGGATGCCGAGACCGGCGGCGAGCATTTCGCCCGGGTCAAGGTGCCGGACAACGTCGATCGGTTCGTCCGGGTGCGGCGTGGGGAGGAGAGCCCCTCCCAGGCCGCGTTCCTGCCGATGGAGGATCTGATCGCGGCCCACCTGGACGCGCTGTTCCCCGGCATGCGGGTGGTCGAACATCGCGCGTTCCGGATCACTCGCAACGCCGACTTCGAGGTCGACGAGGACCAGGACGAGGACCTCCTGCAGGCGTTGGAGCGGGAGCTCGCCCGGCGCCGGTTCGGTTCCCCGGTCCGGCTCGAGGTATCCGACGACATGTCCGAACACATGCTGGAGCTACTGCTGCGCGAGCTCGACGTCGACCCGGACGACGTGATCGAGCTGCCCGGGCTGCTGGACCTGTCCTGCCTGTGGCAGGTGTACGGGGTCGACCGGCCGGCACTGAAGGAGTCGCCGTTCGTTCCGGTCACCCACCCCGCGTTCGCCGACCGGGAGACGCCGAAGAGCGTGTTCGCCACCCTGCGCGAGGGCGACGTGCTGGTACACCACCCGTACGACTCGTTTTCCACCAGCGTGCAGCGGTTCATCGAACAGGCTGCCGCCGATCCGCAGGTGCTGGCGATCAAGCAGACGCTGTATCGGACGTCGGGTGACTCGCCGATCGTGAACGCCCTGATCGCCGCGGCCGAGGCCGGCAAACAGGTGGTGGCGCTGGTCGAGATCAAGGCGCGGTTCGACGAGCAGGCCAACATCAAGTGGGCGCGCACGTTGGAGCAGGCCGGGGTTCATGTGGTGTACGGCCTGATCGGGCTCAAGACACATTGCAAGACCTGTCTGGTGGTCCGGCGGGAGGGCGCGGCGATCCGGCGTTACTGCCATATCGGGACCGGCAACTACAACCCGAAGACCGCCCGGCTGTACGAGGACGTCGGATTGCTCACCGCCGCTCCGGACGTCGGGGCCGACCTGACCGACCTGTTCAACTCGCTCACCGGCTACTCGCGCAAAGCGGACTATCGCCGACTGCTGGTGGCTCCGTACGGCGTCCGGGCCGGGATCATCGACCGGATCGACGGCGAGATCCGGCTGCACGAAACCGGCGACCCGGCTGCCCGGGTCCGGCTGAAGGCAAACGCGTTGGTCGACGAGCAAGTGATCAACGCGCTGTATCGGGCGTCGCAGGCCGGCGTACCGGTGGAGATCGTGGTTCGGGGTATCTGCGCGCTGAAACCCGGCGTACCCGGGCTGAGCGAGAACATCACCGTCCGCTCGATTCTCGGCCGATTCCTGGAACATTCCCGGATCTTGTCCTTCGGCGCGCAGAACGAATTCTGGATCGGCAGCGCCGACATGATGCATCGCAACCTGGATCGCCGGGTGGAGGTGATGGTGCAGGTCACCGAATCACGATTGACCACCGAGCTGGCCGGCATCTTCGACTCGGCGCTCGACCCGGCCACGCGTTGTTGGGTTCTGAGCTCGGACGGAGGTTGGAACGCGTCGCCGACCGACGGAAAGGGCAACGACTATCAGGAGGAGTTCATGCGGCAACGGCGCGGCGGCGCCTCGTGA